In Polaribacter sp. Hel_I_88, the following proteins share a genomic window:
- a CDS encoding peptidoglycan DD-metalloendopeptidase family protein, whose protein sequence is MKKKFFILLLLTSMFSFSQKEKANYKKVSNIFANNYNKGDYDAIFDMFDANMQMALPKERTITFFQKNVAPNGKIEKLAFSDLKLEAHIYKATFEKGVFELLISLGTDHKINGFYLKPFIPKDLPVLEKNSTKMILPFHEEWTVSWGGVSVEDNYHVNYHNQKYAYDLLMTKEGKTYNGDAKKNENYYVFGKEIIAPCDATVVNVIKGVKDNVPGEFNPEQVTGNTVVLKTANNEFILFAHFKENSIVVEENQQIKQGDLLGLCGNSGNSSEPHLHLSLQNVADMNIATGAKLFFENIKVNGSVKENYIPVKNDKVQNTNL, encoded by the coding sequence GTGAAAAAAAAGTTCTTTATTTTATTGCTATTAACTTCTATGTTTTCGTTTTCTCAAAAAGAAAAAGCGAATTATAAAAAGGTTTCAAATATATTTGCAAACAATTATAATAAAGGTGATTATGATGCAATTTTTGATATGTTTGATGCAAATATGCAAATGGCATTGCCAAAAGAAAGAACAATTACATTTTTTCAAAAAAATGTTGCACCTAATGGAAAAATAGAAAAACTAGCGTTTTCTGATTTAAAATTAGAAGCGCATATTTATAAAGCAACTTTTGAAAAAGGTGTTTTTGAATTATTAATTTCTTTAGGAACTGATCATAAGATAAACGGTTTTTATTTAAAACCATTTATTCCAAAAGATTTGCCAGTTTTAGAGAAAAATAGTACAAAAATGATTTTGCCATTTCATGAAGAATGGACTGTAAGTTGGGGAGGTGTTTCTGTAGAAGATAATTATCATGTAAATTATCATAATCAGAAATATGCGTACGATTTGTTAATGACAAAAGAAGGCAAAACGTATAATGGTGATGCAAAAAAGAATGAAAATTATTACGTTTTTGGCAAAGAAATAATTGCGCCTTGTGATGCAACTGTTGTTAACGTAATAAAAGGAGTAAAAGATAATGTGCCAGGTGAATTTAATCCTGAACAAGTAACAGGAAACACAGTTGTTTTAAAAACAGCAAATAACGAGTTTATTTTGTTTGCTCATTTTAAAGAAAATTCGATTGTAGTTGAAGAAAATCAACAAATAAAACAAGGAGATTTGTTAGGTTTGTGTGGCAATTCTGGGAATTCGTCTGAACCACATTTGCATTTGAGTCTTCAAAATGTTGCTGATATGAATATAGCAACTGGAGCAAAGTTGTTTTTTGAGAATATAAAAGTAAACGGAAGTGTAAAAGAAAATTACATTCCTGTTAAAAATGATAAAGTTCAAAATACAAATCTATAG
- the odhB gene encoding 2-oxoglutarate dehydrogenase complex dihydrolipoyllysine-residue succinyltransferase: MSVLEMKVPSPGESITEVEIATWLVEDGDYVEKDQPIAEVDSDKATLELPAEESGIITLKAEEGDAVAVGAVVCLIDTSVAKPSGDSKSDAKEEEKPTKEAPTKEEKVSPAVEKKESYASGTASPAAKKVLAEKGIDSKSVKGTGKDGRITKDDAVNAVPSMGTQPANGSRNTERKKMSMLRRKVAERLVAVKNETAMLTTFNEVNMQPIFDLRAEYKEAFKSKHGVGLGFMSFFTLAVVRALKMYPDVNSMIDGDYQIKQDFQDISIAVSGPKGLMVPVIRNAENLSFRGVESEVKRLALRARDGQITVDEMTGGTFTITNGGVFGSMLSTPIINPPQSGILGMHNIVNRPMAVNGGIVIQPIMYVALSYDHRIVDGRESVGFLVAVKEALENPVELLMDNNAERALEM, translated from the coding sequence ATGAGTGTTTTAGAAATGAAAGTTCCTTCTCCAGGAGAATCGATTACAGAAGTAGAAATTGCAACTTGGCTAGTTGAAGATGGAGATTATGTAGAGAAAGATCAACCGATTGCAGAAGTAGATTCTGACAAAGCAACGTTAGAATTGCCTGCAGAAGAAAGTGGAATTATTACACTAAAAGCAGAAGAAGGTGATGCTGTTGCTGTTGGAGCTGTGGTTTGTTTAATAGACACAAGTGTTGCAAAACCAAGTGGAGATTCAAAATCTGATGCAAAAGAGGAAGAAAAACCAACCAAAGAAGCACCAACTAAAGAAGAAAAAGTTTCGCCTGCTGTAGAGAAAAAAGAATCGTATGCATCTGGAACTGCTTCACCTGCTGCAAAAAAGGTTTTAGCAGAAAAAGGAATTGATTCAAAATCTGTAAAAGGAACAGGAAAAGATGGTAGAATTACCAAAGATGATGCTGTAAACGCAGTACCATCTATGGGAACGCAACCTGCAAATGGTTCTAGAAATACAGAGCGCAAAAAAATGTCTATGTTACGTAGAAAAGTAGCAGAACGTTTAGTAGCTGTTAAAAATGAAACTGCCATGTTAACTACTTTTAACGAAGTAAACATGCAGCCAATTTTCGATTTACGTGCAGAATATAAAGAGGCTTTTAAATCGAAACACGGAGTTGGTTTAGGATTTATGTCTTTCTTTACATTGGCAGTTGTAAGAGCTTTAAAAATGTATCCTGATGTAAATTCTATGATTGATGGAGATTATCAAATAAAGCAAGATTTTCAAGATATTTCTATTGCAGTTTCTGGGCCAAAAGGTTTAATGGTTCCTGTAATTAGAAACGCAGAAAACTTATCTTTTAGAGGAGTTGAAAGCGAAGTAAAACGTTTGGCTTTAAGAGCTAGAGATGGGCAAATTACTGTTGACGAAATGACTGGTGGAACATTCACTATTACAAATGGTGGTGTGTTTGGTTCTATGTTGTCTACGCCAATTATCAATCCTCCACAAAGTGGAATTTTAGGAATGCACAACATTGTAAACAGACCCATGGCTGTAAATGGTGGTATTGTAATTCAACCAATTATGTATGTAGCACTTTCTTACGATCACAGAATTGTAGATGGTAGAGAATCTGTTGGGTTTTTAGTAGCTGTTAAAGAAGCTTTAGAAAATCCTGTAGAATTGTTAATGGATAATAATGCTGAAAGAGCTTTAGAAATGTAA
- a CDS encoding DUF2200 domain-containing protein — MKVTAKKNEQVANMIFASIYPHYLNRIEKNGRTKEEFHQVIEWLTGFNENKLQSLIEEKVTFRTFFERAKYHPNAHLIKGVVCGYRIEEIEDEFETYKRCRQLEKLIDELAKGRKMEKILRS; from the coding sequence ATGAAAGTTACTGCCAAAAAAAACGAACAAGTTGCAAATATGATTTTTGCATCTATTTATCCACATTACTTAAATAGAATAGAAAAAAATGGTAGAACTAAAGAGGAGTTTCATCAAGTGATTGAATGGCTTACTGGTTTTAATGAAAACAAACTACAATCACTTATCGAAGAAAAAGTAACGTTTAGAACATTCTTTGAGAGAGCAAAATACCATCCGAATGCACATTTGATTAAAGGAGTCGTTTGCGGTTATCGAATTGAAGAAATAGAAGACGAATTTGAAACCTATAAACGATGCAGACAATTAGAAAAACTTATTGATGAATTGGCAAAAGGTAGAAAAATGGAAAAGATTTTACGTTCTTAA
- a CDS encoding zinc ribbon domain-containing protein, which produces MENTFSGLISFMIVLLILFFLWFVPIWYGLKWAKIKKVSKLWMLFGIHPVTGWIAYLILRYGIEPRKHCDKCKESIKIEAEICRYCGNQMSKEEINFAIKEFEERKNNRIME; this is translated from the coding sequence ATGGAAAATACATTTAGCGGTTTAATTAGTTTCATGATTGTATTACTAATCCTATTTTTTCTTTGGTTTGTCCCAATTTGGTATGGTTTAAAATGGGCAAAAATTAAAAAAGTCTCTAAACTTTGGATGCTTTTTGGAATTCATCCAGTGACTGGTTGGATTGCATATTTAATCTTGAGATATGGAATTGAACCAAGAAAACATTGTGATAAATGTAAAGAATCTATAAAGATTGAAGCCGAAATCTGTCGTTATTGTGGTAATCAAATGAGCAAAGAAGAAATAAATTTTGCAATAAAAGAATTTGAAGAAAGAAAAAATAACAGAATCATGGAATAA
- a CDS encoding helix-turn-helix domain-containing protein, translating into MQTNPELELALNFIEKTDRNLFITGKAGTGKTTFLHQIKNESLKRMVIVAPTGVAAINAKGVTIHSFFQMPFGPILPNQPPNSQQRRFSKTKIDIIKSLDLVIIDEISMVRADLLDGIDQVMRRYKNRNKVFGGAQVLMIGDLQQLAPVVRPNEWSLLQAHYETVYFFSSKAFQEANVVSIELKHIYRQKNEDFIKILNEVRNDTLSTESAEILNRNYNPSFSPSKEEGFITLTTHNNRANLINNSELNKLKDKSVFFKAEISGKFSENSFPNDEKLELKLGAQVMFIKNDSSQEKRYFNGKIGIITKIAKDSVTVKCPNDEDEIVTERETWSNINYSINEETKAIKEELIGAFTQIPLRLAWAITIHKSQGLTFEKAIIDAEASFAHGQTYVALSRCTSLEGLVLKTKITSNAIINDKTVSIFNESVEENHPDESILNESEKHFQLNLIIELLDYQPFLYPITRLIDIFYKNQTSIKGDVIDHLQTIKDDGIVALMKVSNGFKNQLLQLSDANILPENSSQIQERFTKAVDYFLNQTKNNIEKPLDAIQFSTDNKAVKADFSKQFDSLQEKLEEKLFALQKMTNGFKTKDYLEVRAKSVLQKTAPKKKKKSVASKRDPILALKLRELRDEIRIAENIAAFQIFTQESLYAMCDQLPRTEKELLAIAGMGKTRVAKYGEEILEAINDYCDKNGINKLNEQKKEDKKSTKQITLELFKAGLSIKEIAKERSLTAGTIENHLASFIPSGDVDVLELMDIKRYKKIRNEIEEVGDTKGLTALKEKVDASFTYMELKMVLMSMEL; encoded by the coding sequence ATGCAAACAAATCCTGAATTAGAACTTGCCTTAAATTTTATCGAAAAAACCGATAGAAACCTTTTTATCACAGGAAAAGCAGGTACAGGAAAAACAACTTTTTTACATCAAATTAAAAATGAATCTTTAAAAAGAATGGTAATTGTTGCTCCAACAGGAGTTGCAGCCATTAATGCAAAAGGTGTAACCATTCACTCTTTTTTTCAAATGCCTTTTGGGCCAATTTTACCAAATCAGCCTCCAAATAGCCAACAAAGACGTTTCTCTAAAACGAAAATTGATATTATAAAATCGCTAGATTTAGTAATTATCGATGAAATTTCTATGGTTCGTGCAGATTTACTGGATGGAATTGACCAAGTAATGCGTCGTTATAAAAACCGAAATAAAGTTTTTGGTGGCGCACAAGTTTTAATGATTGGAGATTTGCAACAATTAGCGCCAGTTGTAAGACCAAATGAATGGAGTTTATTACAAGCTCATTATGAAACTGTCTATTTTTTTAGTTCAAAAGCATTTCAAGAAGCCAATGTAGTTTCTATTGAATTAAAACATATTTATCGTCAGAAAAATGAAGATTTTATCAAAATTTTAAATGAAGTAAGAAACGATACATTATCAACTGAATCTGCCGAAATTTTAAATAGAAATTACAATCCGTCTTTTTCACCAAGCAAAGAAGAAGGATTTATCACGTTAACAACACACAATAATAGAGCCAATTTAATTAACAATTCTGAGCTAAATAAATTAAAAGATAAGAGTGTTTTTTTTAAGGCAGAAATTTCTGGAAAGTTTAGCGAAAACTCGTTTCCTAATGATGAAAAATTAGAATTAAAATTAGGAGCGCAAGTCATGTTCATCAAAAATGATTCATCACAAGAAAAAAGATATTTTAACGGAAAAATAGGTATCATTACAAAAATTGCTAAAGATTCTGTGACTGTAAAATGTCCAAATGATGAAGATGAAATTGTTACAGAAAGAGAAACATGGTCTAACATTAATTACTCCATTAACGAGGAAACTAAAGCCATTAAAGAAGAATTAATTGGTGCTTTTACACAAATTCCCTTGCGTTTGGCTTGGGCAATTACTATTCATAAAAGTCAAGGTTTAACATTCGAAAAAGCCATTATAGATGCTGAGGCTTCTTTTGCTCATGGGCAAACGTATGTGGCTTTGAGTAGATGTACATCTTTAGAAGGTTTGGTGTTAAAAACTAAGATTACAAGCAATGCCATTATCAACGATAAAACAGTAAGTATTTTTAATGAAAGTGTGGAGGAAAATCATCCTGATGAATCGATTTTAAACGAATCCGAAAAACATTTTCAATTAAATTTAATCATAGAATTGTTAGATTATCAGCCATTTTTATATCCAATAACTCGCTTAATTGATATTTTTTATAAAAATCAAACCAGTATAAAAGGAGATGTAATTGATCATTTACAAACCATAAAAGATGATGGAATTGTAGCTTTAATGAAAGTTTCTAACGGATTTAAAAATCAACTTTTACAGCTTTCTGATGCCAATATTTTACCAGAAAATAGTTCTCAGATTCAAGAGCGTTTCACAAAAGCAGTTGATTATTTTTTGAATCAAACTAAGAATAATATCGAAAAACCTTTAGATGCAATTCAGTTTTCTACAGATAATAAAGCAGTAAAAGCAGATTTTTCAAAACAATTTGATTCCCTTCAAGAAAAATTAGAAGAAAAACTATTTGCCTTGCAAAAAATGACAAATGGTTTTAAAACGAAAGATTATTTAGAAGTAAGAGCAAAATCAGTTTTACAAAAAACAGCACCAAAAAAGAAGAAAAAATCGGTAGCTTCAAAACGTGATCCTATTTTGGCTTTAAAATTACGTGAATTAAGAGATGAAATTCGAATTGCAGAAAACATTGCTGCTTTTCAAATTTTTACACAAGAATCTTTGTACGCCATGTGTGACCAATTGCCAAGAACAGAAAAAGAATTACTGGCAATTGCAGGTATGGGAAAAACCAGAGTTGCTAAATATGGAGAAGAAATTTTGGAAGCCATTAACGATTATTGTGATAAAAACGGAATTAATAAACTTAATGAGCAAAAAAAGGAAGATAAAAAATCGACCAAACAAATTACGTTAGAGTTGTTTAAAGCTGGTTTATCTATCAAAGAAATTGCCAAAGAAAGAAGCTTAACTGCTGGAACTATCGAAAATCATTTAGCAAGTTTTATTCCTTCTGGGGACGTTGATGTTTTAGAATTGATGGATATAAAACGTTATAAAAAAATTAGAAACGAAATAGAAGAAGTTGGCGACACAAAAGGCTTAACAGCATTAAAAGAAAAAGTAGATGCAAGCTTTACTTATATGGAATTGAAAATGGTTTTAATGTCTATGGAGCTTTAA
- a CDS encoding molybdopterin molybdotransferase MoeA → MISVEEALAFVLNSTQNFGIEEIPFIKSVGRILKEEIVADRDFPPFNRVAMDGIAIDYNEFSSRLRSNRHLSFEIEGIQAAGSEQITLKNKENCIEVMTGAVLPNNANTVIRYEDVTIENGFATITIDAINEHQNIHQKGKDGKVDDVLITENTKISAAEIGVLATVGKSFVKVAKQPKVMIISTGDELVGVDEIPLEHQIRRSNVFTLISLLERLNIPSETDHITDDKPVLKSKIKTYLQEYDVLLFSGAVSKGKFDFLPEVFEELGIEKLFHKVAQRPGKPFWFGKTTNCNVFGFPGNPISTFVNCLAYFYPWYYKSINLKVEEETATLAENVTFKPDLVYFLQVKLASKNGNLMATPIQGNGSGDLASLVNADAFIQLPSSKSEFQSGEVFKIIRYR, encoded by the coding sequence ATGATTTCAGTAGAAGAAGCATTAGCATTCGTTTTAAATTCAACTCAAAATTTTGGGATTGAAGAAATTCCGTTTATAAAATCGGTTGGTAGAATTTTAAAAGAAGAAATTGTGGCTGATAGAGATTTCCCTCCTTTTAACAGAGTTGCTATGGATGGAATTGCCATTGATTATAATGAATTTAGTTCTCGACTACGCTCGAACAGACATTTGAGTTTTGAGATAGAAGGAATTCAAGCTGCAGGAAGTGAACAAATTACGCTCAAAAACAAAGAAAATTGCATTGAAGTAATGACAGGTGCTGTGTTGCCAAACAACGCAAATACAGTTATTAGATACGAAGATGTAACTATTGAAAATGGATTTGCAACCATTACTATTGATGCAATTAATGAGCATCAAAATATACATCAAAAAGGGAAAGATGGGAAAGTTGATGATGTATTAATTACAGAAAACACAAAAATTTCAGCAGCAGAAATAGGTGTTTTGGCAACAGTTGGTAAATCGTTTGTAAAGGTTGCAAAACAACCAAAAGTGATGATTATTTCTACAGGTGATGAATTGGTTGGTGTTGATGAAATCCCTTTGGAACATCAAATAAGAAGAAGCAATGTTTTTACGCTGATTTCTTTGTTAGAAAGACTAAATATTCCTTCAGAAACCGATCATATTACAGATGATAAACCTGTTTTAAAATCAAAAATAAAAACTTATTTACAAGAATATGATGTGTTGCTTTTTAGTGGTGCAGTTAGCAAAGGGAAATTCGATTTTTTACCAGAAGTTTTTGAGGAATTAGGAATTGAAAAACTCTTTCATAAAGTTGCTCAAAGACCAGGAAAACCTTTTTGGTTTGGAAAAACAACTAATTGTAATGTGTTCGGATTTCCAGGGAATCCTATTTCGACTTTTGTAAATTGTTTGGCATATTTTTATCCTTGGTATTACAAATCAATAAATTTAAAAGTTGAAGAAGAAACTGCAACTTTAGCAGAAAACGTTACTTTTAAACCTGATTTGGTTTACTTTTTACAAGTAAAGTTAGCAAGTAAAAATGGTAATTTAATGGCAACTCCAATTCAAGGAAATGGTTCTGGAGATTTAGCCAGTTTGGTAAATGCAGATGCTTTTATTCAGTTGCCAAGTAGTAAAAGTGAGTTTCAAAGTGGAGAGGTTTTTAAGATAATAAGATATAGATAA
- the moaC gene encoding cyclic pyranopterin monophosphate synthase MoaC, with protein sequence MSDFSHINSKNNPKMVNVSDKKVTKRIAIAKATMFLGEEVISQFTNNELTTIKGPVFQTAIIAGIQAVKKTSELIPMCHPLLINGVDIDINIIDLEHIEVFCKVTIEGKTGVEMEALTGANITCLTIYDMCKSISQQMMIKEVKLVEKTGGKSDIKSPS encoded by the coding sequence ATGAGTGATTTTAGTCATATAAATTCCAAGAACAATCCTAAAATGGTAAACGTTTCTGATAAGAAAGTTACCAAAAGAATAGCTATTGCAAAAGCAACGATGTTTTTAGGAGAAGAAGTGATTTCTCAATTTACGAATAATGAATTAACCACTATAAAAGGGCCTGTTTTTCAAACAGCAATTATTGCTGGAATTCAAGCTGTAAAAAAGACCTCAGAATTAATTCCTATGTGTCATCCATTATTAATTAATGGTGTTGATATTGATATTAATATCATAGATTTAGAACATATAGAAGTGTTTTGTAAAGTTACTATTGAAGGAAAAACGGGTGTAGAAATGGAAGCTTTAACTGGCGCAAATATAACTTGTTTAACTATTTACGATATGTGCAAAAGTATCAGTCAACAAATGATGATTAAAGAAGTAAAATTAGTAGAAAAAACTGGAGGAAAATCTGATATAAAAAGCCCATCTTAA
- a CDS encoding molybdenum cofactor guanylyltransferase: protein MKTHTKHTNLERRNNDNFAPNEISILGTNCTIISDLVQQVSQKLSNYKLAYFDASHAKNVSENMLSEYVFHHEGNLQITTSGNVNKFQQRLDFAQFDYVFINGNHYEGAKQILVLDEAKQASVFKRLEQLNRIQFIIKLKKETEFFDFLVEKYPTIKNKICYTIDEVDKIANHIDNLIQEKIAPIKGLVLVGGKSTRMGTDKSELNYFGKPQKEYAKELLEENNLETFYSVQNASEIENEISDKFLNLGPFGGICSAFQKDPNSAWFVLATDVPFVDDEVIQLLLKHRNPSKSATAIKGKSKEFIEPLITIYEPKAYPILLQYLAQGYSCPRKMLINSDVKIVEIDDDFIRNINTPEEFESAKKEINE, encoded by the coding sequence TTGAAAACACACACAAAACATACAAATTTAGAAAGGAGAAATAATGATAATTTTGCACCTAATGAAATATCCATTTTAGGAACAAATTGCACTATTATTTCTGATTTAGTGCAACAAGTTTCTCAAAAATTATCAAACTATAAATTAGCGTATTTTGATGCTTCTCATGCAAAAAACGTTTCAGAAAATATGTTGTCTGAATATGTTTTTCATCATGAAGGAAATTTACAAATTACGACTTCTGGAAACGTAAATAAGTTTCAACAACGTTTAGATTTTGCGCAATTTGATTATGTTTTTATCAATGGAAATCATTATGAAGGAGCAAAACAAATTTTAGTTTTAGATGAAGCCAAACAAGCTTCAGTATTCAAAAGATTAGAGCAATTAAATCGCATTCAGTTTATCATAAAACTAAAAAAAGAAACTGAATTTTTTGATTTTTTGGTTGAGAAATATCCAACAATAAAAAATAAAATCTGTTATACCATTGATGAAGTTGATAAAATTGCAAATCACATTGATAATTTAATTCAAGAAAAGATTGCGCCTATAAAAGGGTTGGTTTTGGTTGGTGGAAAAAGTACAAGAATGGGAACAGACAAATCTGAACTCAATTATTTTGGTAAACCACAAAAAGAATATGCAAAAGAATTGTTGGAAGAAAACAATTTAGAAACGTTTTATTCAGTTCAAAACGCGTCAGAAATAGAAAATGAAATTTCAGATAAGTTTTTGAATTTAGGACCTTTTGGCGGAATTTGTTCTGCGTTTCAAAAAGACCCAAATTCAGCCTGGTTTGTTTTGGCAACAGATGTTCCTTTTGTGGATGATGAAGTTATTCAGTTGTTGTTAAAACATAGAAATCCAAGTAAATCAGCAACAGCAATTAAAGGAAAAAGCAAGGAATTTATAGAACCTTTAATTACTATTTACGAGCCAAAAGCGTATCCTATTTTATTGCAATATTTAGCTCAAGGGTATTCTTGTCCACGTAAAATGTTAATTAATTCGGATGTTAAAATTGTTGAGATTGATGATGATTTTATCAGAAATATAAATACTCCTGAAGAATTTGAAAGTGCTAAAAAGGAGATAAATGAGTAA
- a CDS encoding HesA/MoeB/ThiF family protein: protein MKPTKNQLFKRQITLSEIGEVGQQKLQNASVLVVGCGGLGSPIAVYLAASGIGKIHLVDFDTVDITNLHRQVFFSLEDIGKSKAEVLSTFIKKRAPFTEVNFTNKPITKDNVFELIECVDIVVDGTDSLPTKYLLNDACVIKNKPFVYGSLYKFDGYVATFNVLQKDETYSTNLRDAFPEMASDIPNCEEAGTLNSIVGMIATQQVNEVLKLVTGVGKPLTNQLRIYNALQNQELKMKLKPTVLKDKIAKIFKVQTYVDAACAGQNPDWQISAATLKQQLADIKTSKSLEIIAVLNNLKLPFEVNQTIHINTFDAEKIEIDESKTYVMVCQRGLNSYRATERLKKKYPNLKVLNLTGGISSYK from the coding sequence ATGAAACCAACAAAAAATCAACTTTTTAAACGTCAAATTACTTTATCAGAAATTGGTGAAGTTGGGCAACAAAAACTACAAAACGCTTCTGTTTTAGTAGTTGGTTGTGGAGGTTTAGGAAGTCCGATTGCTGTATATTTGGCTGCAAGTGGCATTGGCAAAATTCATTTGGTAGATTTTGATACAGTTGATATTACCAATTTACACAGACAGGTTTTTTTTAGTTTGGAGGATATTGGCAAATCTAAAGCAGAAGTTTTATCGACCTTTATAAAAAAAAGAGCACCTTTTACAGAAGTAAACTTTACCAACAAACCAATTACAAAAGACAATGTTTTTGAATTGATAGAATGTGTAGATATTGTTGTGGATGGAACAGATTCTTTACCCACAAAATATTTGTTAAACGATGCTTGTGTCATCAAAAATAAACCATTTGTTTACGGTTCTTTATATAAGTTTGATGGCTATGTTGCCACTTTTAATGTATTGCAAAAAGATGAAACTTATTCCACAAATTTAAGAGATGCGTTTCCAGAAATGGCTTCAGATATTCCTAATTGTGAAGAAGCTGGAACTTTAAACTCTATTGTAGGTATGATTGCCACACAACAAGTAAATGAAGTTTTAAAACTGGTTACAGGCGTTGGAAAACCATTAACAAATCAGCTACGTATATATAATGCATTGCAAAATCAAGAGTTAAAAATGAAGCTAAAACCCACAGTTTTAAAAGATAAAATTGCTAAAATATTTAAAGTTCAAACGTATGTTGATGCAGCTTGTGCAGGTCAAAATCCTGATTGGCAAATATCCGCTGCAACACTAAAGCAACAATTAGCAGATATAAAAACTTCTAAAAGCCTTGAAATTATTGCAGTTTTGAATAATTTAAAACTGCCTTTTGAGGTAAATCAGACCATTCATATCAATACATTTGATGCCGAAAAAATTGAAATTGATGAAAGCAAAACCTATGTTATGGTTTGCCAAAGAGGTTTGAATAGTTACAGAGCTACAGAAAGGTTAAAAAAGAAATACCCAAATTTAAAAGTCTTAAATTTGACGGGTGGAATTTCTAGCTACAAATAA
- a CDS encoding transposase — protein sequence MKIRRISDFQYSFSFLSSTEELEKFKARFLMSDLGKIYSAIPWKNLVKSFKITEAIKGPDCIFSPQGKLGLMFLKHYACCSDKRLIEQLNSNYNYQFFCGIYLGFDTLENYKIVSQIRCELAADLNISSTEKILFNYWSKYIDEQEKATTDATCYESEVRYPTDQKLLKESVDWCYKQMKIICKSLGVKLPRTKYLKWSKRYVGYSKMRRKTTKKRTSITRAFLKLLRKLLAEIKTLEKQHYFTMPNRFYKTLNTVKKIFSQQYLLFEKGEKPKNRIVSISKDYLRPIVRGKEIKKVEFGAKVNKLQIDGINFIQKISFDNFNEGTQFKNTVYKAQGLTNRKIKILGADAIYATNKNRVFATSNHIQTDFKPKGRPSKHHKEQKKLKKMITKERASRLEGGFGKEKEHYHLKKIKAKTKPTEILWIFFGIHTANCLEIGRRMQNQILQKVA from the coding sequence ATGAAAATACGAAGAATTTCTGACTTCCAGTACTCTTTTTCTTTTTTATCCTCTACAGAGGAATTAGAAAAATTCAAAGCACGTTTTTTAATGTCTGATTTAGGTAAAATTTACAGTGCAATTCCTTGGAAAAATTTAGTCAAATCATTTAAAATTACAGAAGCTATCAAAGGACCAGACTGTATTTTTAGCCCTCAAGGAAAATTAGGTTTAATGTTTTTAAAACATTATGCTTGTTGTTCTGATAAGCGTTTGATTGAGCAGTTGAATTCCAATTATAATTATCAGTTTTTTTGTGGTATTTATTTAGGATTTGATACCCTTGAAAACTATAAAATAGTGAGTCAAATACGTTGCGAATTAGCTGCTGATTTAAACATTAGTTCAACAGAAAAAATACTATTTAATTATTGGAGTAAATATATTGATGAACAAGAAAAAGCAACAACAGATGCCACTTGTTATGAGAGTGAAGTTCGCTATCCAACAGATCAAAAACTATTGAAAGAATCTGTTGACTGGTGCTATAAACAAATGAAGATAATTTGTAAATCTTTAGGTGTAAAACTTCCTAGAACCAAATACTTGAAATGGTCAAAAAGATATGTTGGTTATAGTAAAATGCGAAGAAAAACAACAAAGAAAAGAACCTCCATAACAAGAGCTTTTTTAAAACTATTACGCAAATTATTAGCGGAGATTAAAACTCTTGAAAAACAACATTATTTTACAATGCCAAATCGTTTTTATAAAACACTAAATACAGTAAAAAAAATATTCTCACAACAGTATTTACTGTTTGAGAAAGGAGAAAAACCAAAGAATAGAATCGTAAGCATAAGCAAAGATTACTTACGTCCAATAGTGAGAGGAAAAGAGATAAAAAAAGTAGAATTTGGGGCAAAAGTAAACAAACTTCAAATTGATGGAATTAACTTTATACAGAAAATAAGTTTTGATAACTTTAATGAAGGGACACAATTTAAAAATACAGTTTATAAGGCACAAGGATTAACCAATAGGAAAATTAAAATACTTGGTGCAGATGCTATTTATGCAACGAATAAGAACAGAGTTTTTGCAACTTCAAACCATATACAAACAGACTTCAAACCTAAAGGAAGACCTTCAAAGCATCATAAAGAGCAAAAAAAGCTCAAAAAAATGATTACCAAAGAAAGAGCTTCTAGATTAGAGGGGGGTTTTGGTAAAGAAAAGGAACATTATCATCTAAAAAAGATAAAAGCGAAAACCAAACCAACAGAAATACTTTGGATATTCTTTGGTATTCATACTGCAAATTGCCTTGAAATTGGCAGAAGAATGCAAAATCAAATTTTACAAAAAGTAGCCTAA